A single window of Microbacterium oryzae DNA harbors:
- the otsB gene encoding trehalose-phosphatase — MSMQGQHDPVADAALTAVATTPRLLVALDFDGTLAPLVDEPLTARALPEARRAVAELAALPDTVVAFVSGRSLADLRVIAEHDDASPIWLAGSHGAEHWRPSSAPARRGDESAADGDAASIVDAAEAIVADLAGAWIERKAFGFALHTRLADDESTARAQEGVDALVAARAPGWRRRTGRDIVEFAWRHEGKDSAVAELREATGATAVLFAGDDVTDEDALRSLGAGDLGVRVGEGETAATVRVPDAPALAALLTEIARRRAS; from the coding sequence ATGAGCATGCAGGGACAGCACGACCCCGTCGCCGACGCGGCCCTCACCGCCGTCGCCACGACCCCGCGGCTGCTCGTCGCGCTCGACTTCGACGGCACGCTCGCGCCGCTCGTCGACGAGCCGTTGACGGCCCGCGCGTTGCCGGAGGCGCGCCGCGCGGTGGCCGAGCTCGCCGCGCTGCCCGACACGGTCGTCGCATTCGTCTCGGGCCGCTCGCTCGCCGACCTGCGGGTGATCGCCGAGCACGACGACGCGTCGCCGATCTGGCTCGCCGGGTCGCACGGGGCCGAGCACTGGCGGCCTTCGTCGGCCCCGGCACGGCGCGGCGACGAGAGCGCGGCGGATGGCGATGCCGCGTCGATCGTCGACGCTGCGGAGGCGATCGTGGCCGACCTCGCCGGCGCCTGGATCGAGCGCAAGGCGTTCGGCTTCGCCCTGCACACGCGCCTCGCCGACGACGAGAGCACCGCGCGCGCCCAGGAGGGCGTCGACGCTCTCGTCGCCGCGCGCGCTCCGGGATGGCGGCGGCGCACCGGACGCGACATCGTCGAGTTCGCGTGGCGGCACGAGGGCAAGGACTCGGCGGTCGCCGAGCTTCGTGAGGCGACCGGCGCCACCGCCGTGCTGTTCGCGGGCGACGACGTCACCGATGAGGATGCGCTGCGCTCGCTCGGCGCGGGCGATCTCGGCGTGCGCGTGGGGGAGGGTGAGACCGCCGCGACCGTGCGTGTTCCCGACGCTCCCGCCCTCGCCGCACTGCTCACCGAGATCGCGCGTCGCCGCGCATCCTGA
- a CDS encoding HNH endonuclease signature motif containing protein encodes MVKDASPVTRTASTVPVDAAVALLGGLFCGVEDLPDVDLVAVTGRVEQLGRIVDALRVRAAGEVTRRSRRGLEHPLSEGLGCRTGREVLERVTGVPGATLSSRARLDEGTRERESATGLPLPAERPVLAAALAGGRIGVEPAALLVKAFDAASKALPAEERHKVDAMEAHLVGIATGTIRSDLDDATVPDGLAGLLDPKTDTADADAAGGGVDAGGVVPPPWSVVKAHADAWVDVLTADGFDPDHEHDKAFRARGLTVTELPNGNFRVNGVLVPEAGALLQILLAAHTNPARGVTFTGPDGADGPDDSAGADGASAEGAASTECADADADGASEDEEGASGSTGADLGGGFLDGVDPEDQGTKPWQAAEIVHDPRTATQKRHDALMAMLQAASRAAETPTLGGAAPTVMIHVTDTDLATTHPDTDPTDESACDGLSGWDGSPGWDGSPGWDDSPEWDDSPGSGNDHPPSSGPPPTSPSPAAPPPWSPSRRRRSGIAHLDGTSRAVPASVARRIGCSGDILRAAFSPTGRILSLTSVQRIFTATQRKAIVARDGGCIIPGCTIPAAWCEIHHVQDHALGGATHTDNGVLLCWWHHHHLEHSGWDIQMRNGTPYIAAPNWIDRHHRYRPAPTSTTRLHTKIRGRQ; translated from the coding sequence ATGGTCAAAGACGCCAGCCCGGTCACGCGGACTGCTTCCACCGTCCCGGTGGACGCGGCGGTCGCGCTGCTGGGTGGTCTCTTCTGCGGGGTGGAGGATCTGCCGGATGTGGACCTGGTGGCGGTGACGGGGCGGGTGGAGCAGCTCGGCAGGATCGTCGACGCGCTCCGTGTACGGGCGGCAGGGGAGGTCACGCGCCGCTCGCGGCGGGGGTTGGAGCATCCGCTGTCGGAGGGGCTGGGGTGCCGCACGGGCCGGGAGGTGCTGGAGCGGGTGACGGGCGTGCCGGGGGCGACGCTGTCGTCGCGGGCGCGGTTGGATGAGGGGACTCGGGAGAGGGAGTCCGCGACGGGACTTCCGTTGCCGGCGGAGCGTCCGGTGCTCGCGGCGGCTCTCGCGGGTGGGCGGATCGGGGTGGAGCCGGCGGCGCTGCTGGTGAAGGCGTTCGATGCGGCGTCGAAGGCGCTGCCGGCCGAGGAGCGGCACAAGGTCGATGCGATGGAGGCGCACCTGGTCGGCATCGCCACCGGCACGATCCGCTCCGACCTCGACGACGCCACCGTCCCGGATGGTCTCGCCGGGCTCCTCGACCCGAAGACCGATACTGCCGACGCCGATGCGGCGGGCGGTGGTGTTGACGCGGGTGGGGTGGTGCCGCCGCCGTGGAGTGTGGTGAAGGCGCACGCGGATGCGTGGGTGGATGTGCTCACGGCGGACGGGTTCGATCCGGACCATGAGCACGACAAGGCGTTCCGGGCACGGGGTCTGACGGTCACGGAGCTCCCGAATGGGAACTTCCGGGTGAACGGGGTCCTCGTTCCCGAAGCCGGAGCCCTCCTCCAGATCCTCCTCGCCGCGCACACCAATCCCGCCCGCGGCGTCACCTTCACCGGCCCCGACGGCGCAGACGGCCCGGACGACTCTGCCGGCGCAGACGGCGCGTCAGCTGAGGGGGCCGCTTCGACAGAGTGCGCGGACGCAGACGCTGACGGTGCCTCGGAAGACGAAGAAGGAGCGAGCGGGTCCACGGGCGCGGACCTCGGGGGCGGGTTCCTGGACGGGGTGGATCCGGAGGATCAGGGCACGAAACCGTGGCAGGCGGCGGAGATCGTCCACGACCCCCGCACCGCGACGCAGAAGCGCCACGACGCGCTCATGGCGATGCTGCAGGCGGCCTCCCGCGCCGCAGAGACCCCGACCCTCGGCGGCGCCGCCCCGACCGTGATGATCCACGTCACCGACACCGACCTCGCCACCACCCACCCCGACACCGACCCGACCGACGAGTCCGCATGCGACGGCTTATCAGGATGGGACGGGTCTCCAGGGTGGGACGGGTCTCCAGGGTGGGACGACTCTCCAGAGTGGGACGACTCTCCAGGGTCGGGGAACGACCATCCTCCGAGCTCCGGGCCGCCACCGACCTCGCCTTCGCCGGCTGCGCCGCCACCCTGGTCACCCTCGCGGCGACGCCGGTCCGGGATCGCGCACCTCGACGGCACCTCCCGGGCGGTGCCGGCATCGGTCGCTCGGCGGATCGGGTGCAGCGGCGACATCCTCCGGGCCGCGTTCAGCCCCACCGGGAGGATCCTGTCCCTGACCAGTGTGCAGCGCATCTTCACCGCCACCCAGCGGAAGGCGATCGTCGCCCGAGACGGTGGGTGCATCATCCCCGGGTGCACGATCCCCGCCGCCTGGTGCGAGATCCACCACGTCCAAGACCACGCCCTCGGCGGCGCCACCCACACCGACAACGGGGTCCTGCTGTGCTGGTGGCATCACCATCACCTGGAGCACTCGGGGTGGGACATCCAGATGCGAAACGGCACCCCCTACATCGCCGCCCCGAACTGGATCGACCGACACCACCGCTACCGGCCCGCACCCACCTCCACCACCCGACTCCACACGAAGATCCGCGGCAGGCAGTAG
- the ilvD gene encoding dihydroxy-acid dehydratase, producing MSEIDIKPRSRVVTDGIEATTSRGMLRAVGMGDADWDKPQIGIASSWNEITPCNLSLDRLAQGAKEGVHSGGGYPLQFGTISVSDGISMGHEGMHFSLVSREVIADSVETVIMAERLDGTVLLAGCDKSIPGMLMASARLGLSSVFLYAGSIAPGWVKLSDGSEKDITIIDSFEAVGACRAGLMSEEDLKRIECAFAPGEGACGGMYTANTMASVAEALGLSLPGSAAPPSADRRRDYFAHRSGEAVVNLLKQGITTKDILTKESFENAIALAMALGGSTNVVLHLLAIAREAQVELNLHDFNRIGDRVPHVADMKPFGKYVMNDVDRHGGIPVIMKAMLDEGLLHGDALTVTGKTVAENLRDLDPDPLDGEVVHRFDDPIHATGGLTILHGSFAPEGAVVKTAGFDASVFEGPARVFERERGAMDALANGEISAGDVVVIRYEGPKGGPGMREMLAITAAIKGAGLGKDVLLLTDGRFSGGTTGLCIGHIAPEAVDAGPIAFVRDGDLIRVDIAARTLDLLVDEAELSSRRAGWEPLPPRYTRGVLAKYSKLVRSAAEGATTG from the coding sequence GTGAGCGAGATCGACATCAAACCGCGCAGTCGCGTCGTGACCGACGGCATCGAGGCCACCACGTCGCGCGGGATGCTCCGCGCGGTCGGAATGGGTGACGCGGACTGGGACAAGCCGCAGATCGGCATCGCGTCGAGCTGGAACGAGATCACCCCCTGCAACCTGTCGCTGGATCGTCTGGCGCAGGGCGCGAAGGAGGGCGTGCATTCCGGCGGCGGGTACCCGCTGCAGTTCGGCACCATCTCGGTCTCCGACGGCATCTCCATGGGCCACGAGGGCATGCACTTCTCGCTCGTCAGCCGCGAGGTCATCGCCGACAGCGTCGAGACCGTCATCATGGCCGAGCGCCTCGACGGCACCGTGCTGCTGGCGGGATGCGACAAGTCCATCCCCGGCATGCTCATGGCGAGCGCGCGCCTGGGGCTCTCCAGCGTCTTCCTCTACGCCGGATCGATCGCGCCGGGCTGGGTCAAGCTCTCCGACGGCTCCGAGAAGGACATCACGATCATCGACTCCTTCGAGGCCGTGGGCGCCTGCCGCGCCGGGCTCATGTCGGAGGAGGACCTCAAGCGCATCGAGTGCGCGTTCGCGCCGGGCGAGGGCGCGTGCGGCGGCATGTACACGGCCAACACCATGGCGTCGGTGGCCGAGGCCCTCGGGCTGAGCCTTCCGGGCTCCGCCGCGCCGCCGTCGGCCGACCGCCGTCGCGACTACTTCGCGCACCGCTCGGGCGAGGCCGTCGTCAACCTGCTCAAGCAGGGGATCACGACCAAGGACATCCTGACGAAGGAGTCGTTCGAGAACGCGATCGCCCTGGCCATGGCGCTCGGCGGCTCGACCAACGTCGTGCTGCACCTGCTCGCCATCGCGCGCGAGGCGCAGGTGGAGCTGAACCTCCACGACTTCAACCGCATCGGCGACCGCGTGCCGCACGTGGCCGACATGAAGCCGTTCGGCAAGTACGTCATGAACGACGTCGACCGTCACGGCGGCATCCCCGTCATCATGAAGGCCATGCTCGACGAGGGCCTGCTCCACGGCGACGCGCTCACGGTCACGGGCAAGACGGTCGCGGAGAACCTGCGCGACCTCGATCCGGACCCCCTCGACGGCGAGGTCGTGCACCGCTTCGACGACCCGATCCACGCCACGGGCGGGCTGACCATCCTGCACGGCTCGTTCGCGCCGGAGGGGGCCGTCGTGAAGACCGCCGGCTTCGACGCGTCGGTGTTCGAGGGGCCCGCGCGGGTCTTCGAGCGCGAGCGCGGCGCGATGGACGCACTCGCGAACGGCGAGATCAGCGCGGGCGACGTGGTGGTCATCCGCTACGAAGGGCCCAAGGGCGGCCCCGGCATGCGCGAGATGCTGGCGATCACGGCGGCCATCAAGGGCGCTGGGCTCGGCAAGGATGTACTACTCTTGACGGACGGTCGATTCTCAGGCGGCACAACCGGGCTGTGCATCGGCCATATCGCACCAGAGGCAGTGGACGCAGGTCCTATCGCCTTCGTGCGCGATGGTGATCTGATCAGGGTCGATATCGCGGCTCGCACTCTCGACCTACTCGTCGATGAAGCAGAGCTGAGCTCCCGCCGTGCCGGCTGGGAGCCCCTGCCCCCGCGCTACACCCGAGGCGTTCTGGCCAAGTACTCCAAGCTCGTGCGCTCCGCCGCGGAAGGCGCGACGACCGGCTGA
- a CDS encoding alpha,alpha-trehalose-phosphate synthase (UDP-forming), which yields MPKADLVVVANRLPVDRIQDESGQPAWRRSPGGLVTALEQVMQKVDGAWVGWAGKPGLQVDPFDFDGTHLVPVELSEEELEDYYEGFANGTIWPLYHDVIATPVYKRRWWDAYVRVNRRFAEAAAEVVDEGGFVWVQDYQLQLVPQMLRELRPDVIIGYFHHIPFPAYGLYAQLPWRRQVVEGLLGADVIGFQRAADAGNFQRSVRRILRYGTKRESITIPQPDGTARTAIAKPYPISIDAQSFIELAQDPAIRARAVEIREQLGNPSKILLGVDRLDYTKGIRHRLKAFGELLDDGRVEVGDVTLVQVASPSRPGVEAYQELRDEIELTVGRINGDYDTIHHTAIRYLHQGFPREEMVALYLAADVMLVTALRDGMNLVAKEYVAVHADNRGVLVLSEFTGAADELTSALLINPHDIGGMKDTIMRAIEMPAAEQSRRMRSMRRRVLENDVERWGRRFLADLETFRDSRRR from the coding sequence ATGCCCAAAGCGGACCTCGTCGTCGTAGCCAACCGCCTTCCGGTGGATCGGATCCAGGATGAGAGCGGACAGCCCGCCTGGCGTCGCTCTCCCGGCGGTCTCGTCACCGCCCTCGAGCAGGTGATGCAGAAGGTCGACGGCGCCTGGGTCGGATGGGCTGGGAAGCCCGGACTCCAGGTCGACCCCTTCGACTTCGACGGCACGCACCTCGTGCCCGTCGAGCTCAGCGAGGAGGAGCTCGAGGACTACTACGAGGGCTTCGCGAACGGCACGATCTGGCCGCTGTACCACGACGTCATCGCGACGCCCGTGTATAAGCGGCGCTGGTGGGACGCCTACGTGCGCGTGAACCGCCGGTTCGCGGAGGCCGCCGCCGAGGTCGTGGACGAAGGCGGCTTCGTGTGGGTGCAGGACTACCAGCTGCAGCTCGTGCCGCAGATGCTGCGCGAGCTCCGCCCCGACGTCATCATCGGCTACTTCCATCACATCCCGTTCCCGGCCTACGGGCTCTACGCGCAGCTGCCCTGGCGGCGGCAGGTCGTCGAGGGTCTCCTCGGCGCCGACGTCATCGGCTTCCAGCGCGCGGCCGACGCCGGCAACTTCCAGCGCTCCGTGCGCCGGATCCTCCGCTACGGCACGAAGCGGGAGAGCATCACCATCCCGCAGCCGGACGGCACGGCGCGCACGGCGATCGCCAAGCCGTACCCGATCTCCATCGACGCGCAGTCGTTCATCGAGCTCGCGCAGGATCCGGCCATCCGGGCTCGCGCCGTGGAGATCCGCGAGCAGCTGGGCAACCCGTCGAAGATCCTCCTCGGCGTCGACCGGCTCGACTACACCAAGGGCATCCGTCATCGCCTCAAGGCCTTCGGCGAGCTGCTCGACGACGGCCGCGTCGAGGTGGGTGACGTCACGCTCGTCCAGGTGGCGAGCCCCAGTCGGCCCGGCGTCGAGGCGTACCAGGAGCTGCGCGATGAGATCGAGCTCACGGTCGGGCGCATCAACGGCGACTACGACACCATCCATCACACCGCCATCCGCTACCTCCACCAGGGATTCCCGCGGGAGGAGATGGTCGCGCTCTACCTCGCGGCCGACGTCATGCTCGTCACCGCCCTGCGGGACGGCATGAACCTCGTCGCCAAGGAGTACGTCGCCGTGCACGCCGACAATCGCGGCGTGCTCGTGCTCAGCGAGTTCACCGGTGCAGCCGACGAGCTCACCAGCGCCCTCCTCATCAATCCGCACGACATCGGCGGCATGAAGGACACCATCATGCGCGCGATCGAGATGCCGGCTGCGGAGCAGTCGCGCCGGATGCGCAGCATGCGGCGCCGCGTGCTGGAGAACGACGTCGAGCGCTGGGGGCGTCGCTTCCTCGCCGACCTCGAGACGTTCCGGGACTCGCGGCGGCGATGA
- the ilvC gene encoding ketol-acid reductoisomerase produces the protein MTEILYDADADLSIIQNKKVAIVGYGSQGHAHAQNLRDSGVEVVIALKEGSKSTQKAQDEGFEVKNVADATAWADLIMILAPDQHQRSIYSESIAPNLSAGKTLAFAHGFNIRFGYIDAPQDVDVILVAPKAPGHTVRREFAAGRGIPDIIAVEHDASGQAWDVALSYAKAIGGTRAGVIKTTFTEETETDLFGEQAVLCGGMSHLVQAGFEVLTEAGYQPQIAYFEVLHELKLIVDLMWEGGIAKQRWSISDTAEFGDYVSGPRVVDAQVKENMKAVLADIQSGAFAKRFIDDQDAGAPEFLGLREKEQQHPIEVTGKELRALFAWKSQDSDYVEGSAAR, from the coding sequence GTGACCGAGATCCTCTACGACGCAGACGCCGACCTGTCGATCATCCAGAACAAGAAGGTCGCGATCGTGGGCTACGGCTCGCAGGGCCACGCCCACGCGCAGAACCTCCGCGACTCGGGTGTCGAGGTCGTCATCGCGCTGAAGGAGGGGTCGAAGTCGACCCAGAAGGCGCAGGACGAGGGCTTCGAGGTCAAGAACGTCGCCGACGCCACCGCGTGGGCCGACCTCATCATGATCCTCGCGCCCGACCAGCACCAGCGCTCGATCTACTCCGAGTCGATCGCGCCGAACCTGTCGGCCGGCAAGACGCTCGCGTTCGCGCACGGCTTCAACATCCGCTTCGGCTACATCGACGCACCGCAGGACGTCGACGTCATCCTCGTGGCGCCGAAGGCCCCCGGTCACACCGTGCGCCGTGAGTTCGCGGCCGGCCGCGGCATCCCCGACATCATCGCCGTCGAGCACGACGCGTCGGGTCAGGCGTGGGACGTCGCCCTCTCGTACGCGAAGGCCATCGGCGGCACCCGCGCCGGCGTCATCAAGACCACCTTCACCGAGGAGACCGAGACCGATCTCTTCGGCGAGCAGGCCGTGCTCTGCGGTGGCATGAGCCACCTGGTGCAGGCGGGCTTCGAGGTGCTGACCGAGGCCGGCTACCAGCCGCAGATCGCCTACTTCGAGGTGCTGCACGAGCTGAAGCTCATCGTCGACCTCATGTGGGAGGGCGGCATCGCCAAGCAGCGCTGGTCGATCTCCGACACCGCCGAGTTCGGCGACTACGTCTCCGGCCCCCGCGTCGTCGACGCACAGGTCAAGGAGAACATGAAGGCCGTCCTCGCCGACATCCAGTCGGGCGCGTTCGCCAAGCGCTTCATCGACGACCAGGACGCGGGAGCCCCCGAGTTCCTCGGCCTGCGCGAGAAGGAGCAGCAGCACCCGATCGAGGTCACAGGCAAGGAGCTCCGCGCTCTGTTCGCCTGGAAGTCGCAGGACTCGGACTACGTCGAGGGCTCGGCCGCTCGCTGA
- a CDS encoding acetolactate synthase large subunit, which yields MPAETASAVPRPPARTTAQAPVLTGAEAVVRTLELLGVTDVFGLPGGAILPVYDPLMSATKLRHILVRHEQGAGHAAEGYAAASGKVGVAIATSGPGATNLVTAIADAYMDSMPVLAITGQVFSTLMGTDAFQEADIVGITMPITKHSFLVKDASEIPGAIAAAYEIASTGRPGPVLVDITKDAQQAEAPFVWPPRYDLPGYRPVTKAHGKQIQAAVALMAEARKPVLYVGGGVIRGNAAAELKTFAEATGAPVVTTLMARGAFPDSHPQHLGMPGMHGAVPAVLALQESDLIVSLGARFDDRVTGKAALFAPHAKVVHVDIDPAEISKIRTADVPIVGDLKEVLVDLDTAFRSVATPDTPDYDEWWAYLRGLQDQYPLGFAPTTDGHLAPQAIIQRIGELTGPEAVYASGVGQHQMWSAQFIKYERPNSWLNSGGAGTMGYSVPAAMGAKVAEPDRVVWAIDGDGCFQMTNQELATCALNNIPIKVAIINNSSLGMVRQWQTLFYDGRYSNTDLQTGHDTVRIPDFVKLAEAYGCLAIRVEREDEVDDAIRLALETNDRPVVIDFVVSADAMVWPMVPQGVSNSYIQYARDHSPAFSEED from the coding sequence ATGCCTGCCGAAACCGCATCGGCCGTTCCCCGGCCACCCGCTCGCACCACCGCGCAAGCGCCCGTGCTCACGGGCGCTGAGGCGGTCGTCCGCACCCTCGAGCTGCTGGGTGTCACGGATGTCTTCGGACTGCCGGGCGGGGCCATCCTGCCCGTGTACGACCCGCTGATGTCGGCCACGAAGCTGCGCCACATCCTCGTCCGTCACGAGCAGGGCGCCGGCCACGCGGCCGAGGGCTACGCCGCGGCCAGCGGCAAGGTCGGCGTCGCGATCGCGACGAGCGGCCCCGGTGCCACGAACCTCGTCACCGCGATCGCCGACGCCTACATGGACTCGATGCCGGTCCTCGCGATCACCGGCCAGGTGTTCTCGACGCTGATGGGCACGGACGCCTTCCAGGAGGCCGACATCGTGGGCATCACGATGCCGATCACCAAGCACTCGTTCCTCGTGAAGGACGCCTCGGAGATCCCCGGTGCGATCGCCGCAGCCTACGAGATCGCGTCCACCGGCCGTCCGGGCCCCGTGCTCGTCGACATCACCAAGGACGCGCAGCAGGCCGAGGCGCCGTTCGTGTGGCCGCCCCGCTACGACCTGCCCGGCTACCGCCCGGTCACCAAGGCGCACGGCAAGCAGATCCAGGCGGCCGTCGCGCTGATGGCCGAAGCACGCAAGCCCGTGCTGTACGTGGGCGGCGGCGTCATCCGCGGCAACGCGGCGGCCGAGCTGAAGACGTTCGCCGAGGCGACCGGCGCTCCCGTGGTCACCACGCTCATGGCGCGTGGCGCATTCCCCGACTCCCACCCGCAGCACCTCGGCATGCCCGGCATGCACGGTGCGGTTCCGGCCGTGCTCGCGCTGCAGGAGAGCGACCTCATCGTCTCCCTCGGCGCGCGCTTCGACGACCGCGTGACCGGGAAGGCCGCGCTGTTCGCGCCGCACGCCAAGGTCGTGCACGTGGACATCGACCCCGCGGAGATCTCGAAGATCCGCACGGCCGACGTGCCGATCGTGGGCGACCTCAAGGAGGTCCTCGTCGACCTCGACACCGCGTTCCGCTCGGTGGCGACGCCGGACACGCCCGACTACGACGAGTGGTGGGCCTACCTCCGCGGCCTGCAGGACCAGTACCCGCTGGGATTCGCGCCGACGACCGACGGACACCTCGCCCCGCAGGCGATCATCCAGCGCATCGGCGAGCTGACCGGACCGGAGGCCGTGTACGCCTCGGGCGTGGGCCAGCACCAGATGTGGTCGGCGCAGTTCATCAAGTACGAGCGTCCGAACTCCTGGCTGAACTCCGGCGGCGCCGGCACCATGGGCTACTCGGTGCCCGCCGCGATGGGCGCCAAGGTCGCCGAGCCCGACCGGGTGGTGTGGGCGATCGACGGCGACGGCTGCTTCCAGATGACGAACCAGGAGCTCGCCACGTGCGCGCTCAACAACATCCCGATCAAGGTCGCCATCATCAACAACTCGTCGCTCGGCATGGTGCGCCAGTGGCAGACGCTGTTCTACGACGGTCGCTACTCGAACACCGACCTGCAGACGGGGCACGACACCGTCCGCATCCCCGACTTCGTGAAGCTCGCCGAGGCGTACGGCTGCCTCGCGATCCGCGTGGAGCGGGAGGACGAGGTGGACGACGCCATCCGTCTCGCGCTGGAGACGAACGACCGCCCCGTCGTCATCGACTTCGTCGTGAGCGCCGACGCCATGGTGTGGCCGATGGTCCCGCAGGGCGTCAGCAACAGCTACATCCAGTACGCGCGCGACCACTCGCCCGCCTTCTCCGAGGAGGACTGA
- a CDS encoding amino acid permease — protein sequence MSNPRRVKSVERSVAETHEEHRSLKRSLRTWDLAVMGVAVAVGAGIFSVGAEASAFHAGPAVIVSFFMAAIVCGLAILCYAEFASSIPVAGSAYTFTYSTLGEVLAWIIGWDLILEMLMAAAVIAKYWGVYLGEAIALFDLDVATSIPLGPLSFDWGPVVIVAVFTTLLALGTRLSSRVNAVFTVIKVAIVLFVIVVGFMFVDPANFTPFVPPAQEGPEVGSAWTQSLFSWATGADPSMYGVFGILSGAALVFFAFIGFDVVATSAEEAERPERTVPRGVILGLAIVTVLYVLVAVVVTGMVSYLDLAALDTPSLASAFELVGATWAARVIAVGSLIGLTTVVMVLLLGLARVVFAMSRDGLLPRALSVTDARRGTPVRIQLIVGVLIAVIAGFTDVQVLGDMINIGTLSAFVLVSVGVPILRRSRPDLARPFRVPLSPWLPWISAAACLWLMLNLSTETWLRFAIWLVIGFAIYFGYSRRNSVLGQELAADAKSGLRAGGDGLRP from the coding sequence ATGAGCAATCCGCGCAGAGTGAAGAGCGTCGAGCGGTCTGTCGCGGAGACGCACGAGGAGCACCGATCGCTGAAGCGCTCGCTGCGGACCTGGGACCTCGCGGTCATGGGCGTGGCGGTCGCCGTCGGCGCCGGCATCTTCTCGGTGGGAGCGGAGGCGTCGGCGTTCCATGCCGGACCCGCGGTCATCGTGTCCTTCTTCATGGCCGCGATCGTGTGCGGTCTCGCCATCCTCTGCTACGCCGAGTTCGCCTCCTCCATCCCGGTGGCGGGGTCCGCGTACACCTTCACGTACTCCACACTCGGTGAGGTCCTCGCCTGGATCATCGGATGGGACCTGATCCTCGAGATGCTCATGGCCGCCGCGGTCATCGCTAAGTACTGGGGCGTCTACCTCGGCGAGGCGATCGCGCTGTTCGACCTGGATGTGGCGACGTCCATCCCGCTCGGTCCGCTCTCGTTCGACTGGGGACCGGTGGTGATCGTCGCCGTCTTCACCACGCTGCTCGCTCTCGGCACGCGCCTCTCGAGCCGCGTCAACGCGGTGTTCACCGTGATCAAGGTCGCGATCGTCCTGTTCGTCATCGTCGTCGGATTCATGTTCGTCGACCCCGCGAACTTCACGCCCTTCGTTCCGCCGGCGCAGGAGGGGCCCGAGGTCGGGAGCGCGTGGACCCAGTCGCTCTTCTCCTGGGCGACCGGAGCGGACCCGTCGATGTACGGCGTGTTCGGCATCCTCAGCGGAGCGGCACTCGTCTTCTTCGCGTTCATCGGGTTCGACGTGGTGGCCACGAGCGCGGAGGAGGCCGAGAGGCCCGAGCGCACGGTGCCTCGCGGCGTCATCCTCGGGCTCGCCATCGTGACCGTCCTCTACGTTCTCGTCGCCGTCGTCGTGACCGGCATGGTCTCTTACCTCGACCTCGCCGCACTCGACACACCCTCCCTCGCGAGCGCGTTCGAGCTGGTCGGAGCGACGTGGGCCGCACGCGTCATCGCCGTGGGCAGCCTCATCGGGCTCACCACCGTCGTCATGGTGCTGCTGCTGGGGCTCGCCCGCGTGGTGTTCGCGATGAGCCGCGACGGCCTGCTGCCGCGCGCCCTCAGCGTCACGGACGCGCGGCGCGGCACGCCGGTGCGGATCCAGCTCATCGTCGGCGTCCTGATCGCCGTCATCGCGGGTTTCACCGACGTGCAGGTGCTCGGCGACATGATCAACATCGGCACGCTCTCGGCCTTCGTCCTCGTGAGCGTCGGCGTGCCCATCCTGCGGCGGAGCCGCCCGGATCTCGCTCGGCCCTTCCGCGTGCCGCTGTCGCCGTGGCTGCCGTGGATCTCCGCGGCGGCGTGCCTCTGGCTGATGCTCAACCTCAGCACGGAGACCTGGCTGCGATTCGCGATCTGGCTGGTCATCGGCTTCGCGATCTACTTCGGCTACTCCCGACGGAACTCCGTGCTCGGCCAGGAGCTGGCCGCGGACGCGAAGTCCGGGCTCCGCGCCGGGGGCGACGGCCTCCGCCCGTGA
- the ilvN gene encoding acetolactate synthase small subunit gives MSSHVLSLLVEDRPGLLTRVAGLFARRGFNIHSLAVGVTEIPGLSRITVVVDVDELPLEQVTKQLNKLINVVKIVELDPAASVQREHMLVKVRADNASRSNVIEVVNLFRASVVDYAPDALVVEITGDQGKVDAFLKAIEPFGIKELAQSGLLALGRGGKSISERALRG, from the coding sequence ATGTCGTCTCACGTGCTGAGCCTGCTCGTCGAGGACCGTCCGGGTCTGCTGACCCGCGTCGCGGGCCTCTTCGCGCGACGCGGCTTCAACATCCACTCCCTCGCGGTCGGCGTGACCGAGATCCCCGGCCTGTCGCGGATCACGGTCGTCGTCGACGTCGACGAGCTGCCTCTCGAGCAGGTCACCAAGCAGCTCAACAAGCTCATCAACGTCGTGAAGATCGTGGAGCTCGACCCTGCGGCGTCCGTGCAGCGCGAGCACATGCTCGTGAAGGTGCGCGCCGACAACGCGTCGCGCTCGAACGTGATCGAGGTCGTGAACCTGTTCCGCGCGAGCGTCGTGGATTACGCGCCCGACGCGCTGGTGGTCGAGATCACCGGCGATCAGGGCAAGGTCGACGCGTTCCTCAAGGCGATCGAGCCGTTCGGCATCAAGGAGCTCGCCCAGTCGGGCCTGCTCGCCCTGGGCCGCGGCGGCAAGTCGATCAGCGAGCGCGCGCTGCGCGGCTGA